The following proteins are co-located in the Telopea speciosissima isolate NSW1024214 ecotype Mountain lineage chromosome 9, Tspe_v1, whole genome shotgun sequence genome:
- the LOC122638688 gene encoding protein DMP4-like: protein MDEHQRRPLLRRRSTPDPDRTKLLLKAISLTFQSVSNLANLLPTGTVFVFQLLSPIFSDKDSFRDDKGVVHYGIATLRGLWIIDDSITVPPEDASEYQLKFIDFLHAFMSTLVFAAITLFDQNVVNCFYPTPSEETMELLTALPVGIGVIGSAFFVTFPTTRHGIGFPLSSR from the exons ATGGATGAACATCAACGTCGGCCACTCCTCCGGCGACGTTCAACACCGGACCCTGATCGGACTAAGCTTCTACTGAAGGCCATAAGCTTAACTTTTCAAAGTGTATCCAATTTAGCCAATCTCCTCCCTACAGGGACAGTGTTTGTATTCCAACTTCTATCTCCAATCTTCAGTGACAAAG ATAGTTTCAGAGATGATAAAGGAGTAGTCCATTATGGAATAGCAACCTTAAGAGGATTATGGATCATCGATGATTCTATCACAGTTCCTCCTGAGGATGCTTCAGAATATCAACTTAAGTTCATTGATTTCTTACATGCTTTCATGTCAACTCTGGTTTTTGCTGCTATTACACTATTTGATCAGAATGTGGTGAATTGTTTCTACCCAACACCATCAGAGGAGACTATGGAACTCCTCACAGCTTTGCCAGTTGGGATTGGTGTCATTGGTAGCGCATTTTTTGTCACATTTCCTACTACTCGTCATGGAATTGgcttccctctctcttctcgctaa